The Ipomoea triloba cultivar NCNSP0323 chromosome 4, ASM357664v1 DNA segment AACTCGACTAATTCTATTCTGAGCTTTTCGATCATTTGAGACTTCTTTGTTACCAGTTAGATTATTGGTGATATATAAGGGTTTTGAGAGGGAAATTTTAGGGGAAATGGATGAAAAGGGCCAAGGCTGACCTATGGAGAGCCAGACAGATAGGAGAAGCGAAGCACCATGCGTATCTTCTTGATGGCAGTTTGGCGGAGGTGGTGTTATGCAGGTCCATCAGCTAATGCTGGTGTGGGGGTGGCAACAGATAGCTTGGTGGTGGTGCTGGTTGAAGCAGCTGGCCTAGGTCGCTAAAAGTAGGGATGGGAATACGGTCCCCATCCCAAATTCAATCACCATTCCCCACCCCATTCCCTAGCGGAGATTGGGAATTGCCCCATcctagctgaaattttctggGGACAAGGATTCCAGATTCCCTGCCCCATTTTTTGGATGGAGTGtaaaataaactatataattttaattatttaattagttagTCATCtgatatatttaaatatcaaatCAGCCTAATATTCACCCAAATATCTCAAATACTGCCACCCTTCCTTCCCAGAATTATCACAATTTTTGTATTCAAAGCAAAAACATATCAATACAGTATGAACTATGAAGTATCACAAAGCCAATATTTCTTTATGCTCCTGTCAAAGTTAATCcatcacacaaaaaaaattcattatattcaAGAAACTAGGACTATTGGATTGTATACCAGTCAGGCAGTAAAATcggaaacaaacaaaaaaataattaataaataaaactgGAATTCTggaaatgaatgaaaataaacaaacaaagcaaataGTGACTACAAACTCAATAAACCTGGTATTCTGCCTGCCAGCGGTGGAGGGCGTGACTACGCAGTGGCGATTGCAGACAGCGGGCGGTGAGAACAGTGGCTGCCGGCGACGGAGGGCGTATGACACGGCGGCACTGACAGCGCACTCCGCGAAGAAATCGCGCAGGGCTGGATTGAGATTTGCTGGAACGGGGAGTGAGAGACGAAGAGAGCCAAGAGAGGTGGTCTAGGTTTTTCCCCTTTGTAGTTTTTATTACTTTGGGTGTTTGGTTAAGATAACCAAATTATAGTTGCTTGGCAATAAGATTGCCAtgtttattttaagttatatgcaatttctctttttcacataaattatttagttattataagAGAATGTGATATATCTTcctctttttttatatatatattcttatatttCGTTGTGTTATTGTTAATTTTGTCTTTTTAATTCATTGTTTTAGTTAATTGTTGTTTTAACTCTTagttaattacggagtaatttttaatcattatttctatattttaccattacattatttatatattttaattttaaaatttattaaaatagaaaaatacacaaaaatatattaacAGTATTCCAGTAAAATAATCATCATAACATAAGataaataacttttaaaattgaacaTTCTTAATTATCTACAGTAATATATGAACCAAACGTCTCAATCCCCATAGTAGTAATATGTTGGCTCATACTTTGTTCAAGTATGATTTGAGAAATGTTGGGGAGGATAGAGTTGAATGTTTTTATTGTCTTCATCTCTTGAtctctgattttatttttaaaggcAATAATATGACTTGATGATATCTTGGTTcgttgatttaaaaaaaaaaaaatctaacaattaTCGTCATAACGAGGACAATTTTTACAAAGACGGAGGGCGGAGAATGTGTATAATCTTCCATTTCGGGAACGGGAATACCCCTCTCCACCCCGCTTTGttccataatattatatatatatatatatatatatatatacacacacacacacacacacgataTTAGAACTTATGTTTacgtttttattattattaaaaatcacACTAATGTAACACTTTAACTGGAAATTGGATTGAGACGGAGACGTCTAATTCATTGGGGGTGGAGACAGGGGAATATACTCCCCGGCCCTTTGCCATCCTACTCCAACATTGATTGCTTACAATTTCACAATGAAAGGActaacatatattatatcaagatcatacattccaatgatttttttttcttactaacCCCATTACTATACCACATCAAATGATTTGGTTAATTTTGTAGTTAAGTGATCACATCATGGATCATTGATCTAGTTGTCGAGTAGCACTACCCACTCCGACTTATTAGATATGTGTGTCACTTGCATACTTGTAAATAATGAATTGTATTTACCAATGTTccagaataaaatgtcacagTTACCCATTCGAATTGAAGAAATGGAAATCTTGATTTTATTGATGTTACGTTCAGTTCCAAACATGGCTTAGCACAAAGAACAAAGCCAGAGACAAACATTCCATGTACAAAAACCAAGAATggacaaaattaaacaaataataacCAAAACCAAACGAAAGCCATCAGCGCAGCATGCAATCTCGTTCAATGCACTTTCCCTTCCTTAATCAGATGCATGACGGACAGCGCCATCGCGGACAGCTCAAACGTGGCGTAGTTCCTGGCCGGGAACGGCGACGCCCCGCCGCCGCATCCGCCTCCGCTTTTCTCCACGAACAAGTCCTCGCAGTCCACCGCGTACTCCATGACGGCGGAGATCTTAGTGTCCGCGTCATTATACCTCTTATGCTTGAAATACCTCAACGCCTCCCCCACGTGCGGGACCACCTCCGTGTAGTGCTCATAACACTCGTCCACGCACCGCTTCAACGCCTTCTTCACCTTCCCGCGCTTCACCAGATCCTTGATGTGGCGCCTCGTGTCCGTCGCGTTGCTCATGATCAGCTTGATCACCGTCATCCCCATGTGGCGCAGCGTGTCGCATTCCCCGGGCGTCCTCGCCTGCAGGGCGGCGGTGCAGAACGCGTAGTCCACGTTGGAGTCTTTCTTCGCGCTGGTTTTGCACGTGCTGTGGATCAGCGCGTGCGCGCGCTTCTCCTTCTCCTTGTCGCCATGGACGATGAGTGGGAAGAGAGCGATGGAAAGTAGTAGGAGAATGATGGGAGATAAAGttgccatttttttttgttattgtttatttggtttggAATAATATGATGTTCTTGCTTCTATATCGTGAACGATGCTATTTATAGGTGAAGTATTTTAGTTGGGAGATAAAATAGGAACCACTTTCTTGCTATTTTGTCTCTAtgacacaatttatatataaattttaatttatacttttaaatgattaaaatttaacatttaacaTCCAATATTCTAACCATTTCAAGACCACATAATTCATATTTAGTATAACCACCATGCCATCAAAATGTAACATACAAGAGTTGCACTCACTAACCAgctttgtgtttttatataattgtactACTTGACATAATATGCGGGTACATTAAGTAAACTCTACTATTATGTAATCTGTCGGAATATTTCAACGAGCCACTACATGAGGGTGTGCAAGAATATATTGGGTAAataccttcttttttttaataatacagaAATCATTCAACCATACAAAAGAAGAATGGAGattatttataggggaaaatagaATCAATCattaaataaacattaaaataaaataaaaatatgtgagTTGGTTTCATCAAATGCCGTGATCAtttatacacaataataattatgattaaaaactaaaaaaataattatagttgTTGAACCTGCATCACACTCAATCTTAAACTGGTAAAAAGGATTTAGAGAGTTTGGGTAGTCGAATGTTTCAATCTGAATCCTTCCTCGTTAATTGAATTGACGTCAAGACACGGACTGGGGCTACTTAATAGGGAATATT contains these protein-coding regions:
- the LOC116017777 gene encoding uncharacterized protein LOC116017777 encodes the protein MATLSPIILLLLSIALFPLIVHGDKEKEKRAHALIHSTCKTSAKKDSNVDYAFCTAALQARTPGECDTLRHMGMTVIKLIMSNATDTRRHIKDLVKRGKVKKALKRCVDECYEHYTEVVPHVGEALRYFKHKRYNDADTKISAVMEYAVDCEDLFVEKSGGGCGGGASPFPARNYATFELSAMALSVMHLIKEGKVH